ACCCAGCCGTGGACGGTCCGGCAGTACGCCGGCTTCTCGACCGCCGAGGAGTCCAACGCCTTCTACCGCCGCAACCTCAAGGCCGGCCAGAAGGGGCTCTCGGTCGCCTTCGACCTGGCCACGCACCGCGGCTACGACTCCGACCACCCGCGCGTGCGCGGCGACGTGGGCATGGCGGGCGTGGCGATCGACTCGATCTACGACGCGCGCACGCTCTTCGACGGCATCCCGCTGGACCAGATGTCGGTGTCGATGACGATGAACGGCGCGGTGCTGCCGGTCATGGCGCTCTACATCGTCGCGGCCGAGGAGCAGGGGGTGAAGCCGGAGCAGCTCGCGGGGACCATCCAGAACGACATCCTCAAGGAGTTCATGGTCCGCAACACCTACATCTACCCCCCGCAGCCGAGCATGCGGATCATCAGCGACATCTTCGCCTACACCGCGGCCAAGATGCCCCGCTTCAACTCCATCTCGATCTCCGGCTACCACATGCAGGAGGCCGGGGCGACCGCCGACCTCGAGCTCGCCTACACGCTGGCCGACGGCGTGGAGTACATCCGGGCCGGCCTCGACGCGGGCCTGGAGATCGACAAGTTCGCGCCCCGCCTGAGCTTCTTCTGGGCGATCGGCATGAACTTCTTCATGGAGGTCGCCAAGATGCGCGCGGCCCGCGCGCTGTGGGCGCGGCTGGTCAGCGACTTCGACCCGCAGAACCCCAAGTCGCTGTCGCTGCGCACGCACAGCCAGACCTCGGGCTGGTCGCTCACCGCGCAGGACGTGTTCAACAACGTGCAGCGCACCTGCATCGAGGCGATGGCCGCGACGCAGGGCCACACCCAGTCGCTGCACACCAATGCCCTCGACGAGGCCATCGCGCTGCCGACCGACTTCTCGGCCCGCATCGCCCGCAACACCCAATTGTTGCTGCAACAAGAATCCGGCACCACCGGCACGATCGACCCGTGGGCGGGCTCCTACTACGTCGAGCGGCTCACGCAGGACCTCGCCGAGCGCGCCTGGGGCCACATCCGCGAGGCCGAGGAGGCCGGCGGCATGGCCAAGGCGATCGAGGAGGGCATCCCCAAGATGCGCATCGAGGAGGCGGCCGCCCGCACACAGGCACGCATCGACTCGGGTGCGCAGAAGGTCATCGGCGTCAACACCTATCGCCTGCCGAGCGAGGACGCCCTCGACGTGCTCCGCGTCGACAACGCGGCGGTCTACAAGTCGCAGATCGCCAAGCTCGAGCGGCTGCGCGCCGAGCGCGACGACGACGATGTACGCCGGGCACTGGAGGCGATCACCAACAGCGCGGAGCGGGGCGCGGCCAAGGGGTCGCTCGACGGCAACCTGCTGGCGCTCGCGGTCGACGCGGCGCGGGTCAAGGCGACGGTCGGCGAGATCTCCGAGGCGATGGAGAAGGTCTACGGGCGGCACCAGGCCGTCATCCGTACGATCTCGGGTGTGTACAGGTCCGAGGCCGGTGAGTCCAACACGTCGGTGGAGAAGGTCCTCGCCGCGACCGACAAGTTCGAGGAGGAGGAGGGCCGTCGCCCCCGCATCCTCGTGGCCAAGATGGGGCAGGACGGCCATGACCGCGGCCAGAAGGTCGTCGTCTCCGCCTTCGCCGACCTCGGCTTCGACGTCGACGTGGGCCCGCTGTTCTCGACCCCCGAGGAGGTCGCCCAGCAGGCGGTCGACGCCGACGTGCACATCGTCGGGGTCAACTCGCTCGCGGCCGGCCACCTCACGCTCGTGCCCGCCCTCAAGCAGGCGCTGGCGGACCTCGGGGCCGAGGACACGCTCATCGTGGTCGGCGGGGTGATCCCGCCCGACGACGTGCCCACGCTGCTCGAGATGGGCGCCGCCGCGGTCTTCCCGCCCGGCACGGTCATCGCCGACGCCGCGCTCGGGCTGCTGGAGAAGCTGTCCGAGAAGCTCGGGCACGCGGCCTGAGCCGGGCTGGTCACGTGCCGGTCGACGTCGACGCCCTCGTCGCGGGGGTCCGTGAGGGCAAGCGCGCAGCCGTCGCACGGTCGATCACGCTGGTCGAGTCCTCGCGTCCCGACCACCGAGCCCTGGCCCGTGAGCTGGTCACCGCGCTGGCGTCGGAGGACGCGCCGGTCGTGCCCCGGGTCGGCATCTCCGGCGTGCCCGGGGTCGGGAAGTCGACGTTCATCGAGTCGCTCGGCACGCACCTCACCAGCCAGGACCTGCGGGTCGGGGTGCTGGCCGTCGACCCGTCGTCGGTGCGCACGGGCGGGTCCGTGCTGGGCGACAAGACCCGGATGCCGCGCCTGGCCACCGACCCGCGCGCCTACATCCGGCCCTCGCCGACCGCCGGCACCCTCGGCGGCGTCGCCCGCGCCACCGCGCAGTCGATGACCGTCCTCGAGGCCGCGGGGTACGACGTGGTGCTGGTCGAGACGGTCGGGGTCGGCCAGTCCGAGGTGACCGTCGCCGGCATGGTCGACTCGTTCCTCTTCCTCACCCTCGCCCGCACCGGGGACCAGCTGCAGGGGATCAAGAAGGGCATCCTCGAGATCGCCGACGTGATCGCGGTCAACAAGGCCGACGGTCGCGAGCACGAGACCGAGGCCGCGGCCAAGGAGCTGGCGGGTGCGCTGCGCTTCGTCCACCGCGGCGCCAAGGGCCGCTGGGTCCCGCCCGTCCTCACCTGCTCCGGCCTCACCGGTCACGGGGTCCCCGAGGTCTGGGCCAAGGTGGTCGCCCACCGCGAGTCCCTGGGGGAGCAGGGGGTGGCGGCCAAGCGGGCGCAGCAGCAGCTCGACTTCACCTGGGCGCTGGTCCGCGACGAGCTCGAGCAGCGCCTGCGCCGCTCGCCTGGCGTGGCCGCCGTGCGCGAGGCGATCCGGGCCGAGGTCCTCAGCGGCGCCCTCCCCGCCACGGCCGCCGCCGACCGGCTCCTCGAGGCCTTCGACGGCCGACCCACGCAGGCCTGATCGTCACGAGCCGC
This genomic window from Nocardioides marmoribigeumensis contains:
- the scpA gene encoding methylmalonyl-CoA mutase, whose protein sequence is MTATTGNGVPESFAELDLGDGATSGGAPRTSATEGAAPSTDAGTVEDGVWASPEGIGVKSLYTAADLDGLDALDTYPGLTPFLRGPYPTMYTTQPWTVRQYAGFSTAEESNAFYRRNLKAGQKGLSVAFDLATHRGYDSDHPRVRGDVGMAGVAIDSIYDARTLFDGIPLDQMSVSMTMNGAVLPVMALYIVAAEEQGVKPEQLAGTIQNDILKEFMVRNTYIYPPQPSMRIISDIFAYTAAKMPRFNSISISGYHMQEAGATADLELAYTLADGVEYIRAGLDAGLEIDKFAPRLSFFWAIGMNFFMEVAKMRAARALWARLVSDFDPQNPKSLSLRTHSQTSGWSLTAQDVFNNVQRTCIEAMAATQGHTQSLHTNALDEAIALPTDFSARIARNTQLLLQQESGTTGTIDPWAGSYYVERLTQDLAERAWGHIREAEEAGGMAKAIEEGIPKMRIEEAAARTQARIDSGAQKVIGVNTYRLPSEDALDVLRVDNAAVYKSQIAKLERLRAERDDDDVRRALEAITNSAERGAAKGSLDGNLLALAVDAARVKATVGEISEAMEKVYGRHQAVIRTISGVYRSEAGESNTSVEKVLAATDKFEEEEGRRPRILVAKMGQDGHDRGQKVVVSAFADLGFDVDVGPLFSTPEEVAQQAVDADVHIVGVNSLAAGHLTLVPALKQALADLGAEDTLIVVGGVIPPDDVPTLLEMGAAAVFPPGTVIADAALGLLEKLSEKLGHAA
- the meaB gene encoding methylmalonyl Co-A mutase-associated GTPase MeaB, which encodes MPVDVDALVAGVREGKRAAVARSITLVESSRPDHRALARELVTALASEDAPVVPRVGISGVPGVGKSTFIESLGTHLTSQDLRVGVLAVDPSSVRTGGSVLGDKTRMPRLATDPRAYIRPSPTAGTLGGVARATAQSMTVLEAAGYDVVLVETVGVGQSEVTVAGMVDSFLFLTLARTGDQLQGIKKGILEIADVIAVNKADGREHETEAAAKELAGALRFVHRGAKGRWVPPVLTCSGLTGHGVPEVWAKVVAHRESLGEQGVAAKRAQQQLDFTWALVRDELEQRLRRSPGVAAVREAIRAEVLSGALPATAAADRLLEAFDGRPTQA